The Parafrankia irregularis region CAGGCGCTGAGCGAACTCGCACCCCACCTACCCCCCGACCAACGCGGACCAGTCCTCGCCCAGGCACTGGAGTCGGCGTCAGTATCAAGCAGATCGACGGTTCTCTCTACGATCTGCGCAGCCCTACGAGACCAACCCGACACGGCCAAATCAGTCGGCGTACACGTCGTGCCCGCAATACTCCGGATTCAACGCTGGTGGCCCTAGAGTCAGGAGCTCGGGCGGTGGGAAATGGTCATCGCCCTCTATCGAACAGGTCGTAGCACTGCACGCAAGATGGCAGTGATCTTCTACACGGGCGCTCCGGATGGTCTCACCAGCACGCCGATGGAAGTCCGACCGCCGCGTGCTGCCCGCAACTCCCACCACAGAGACCATGATCTCGGCGCGCTGCCCGAGCACCAGGCCAGAGTTCCTGGCCGACCGTCGTCGCGACGAGCGGACAGAAAGATCACTTATCGCCCCGCCATCCGGGACGGTTGAGGTCGAGCCAGCGCTCAACGTCGTCGCGGTGCCAGAGTCTCAGCTTCGGATGATCCAAGATCGGGTCCGGGAAGCCCTTCGTGGTCGCGACCCGCACGGCGTAGGCCCGCGAGACTCGCTGCCGCTGGCGGGAGCCGCGCCCGATGAGGTCGCGTAGGGCGTCCACGTCGACAGCGTCGGCCAGCTCCGTCAGGGAAATCGTCTCCCGCTTCGGCCACGACTCCATGCGTGCGCACGCTAACGACTACGTTAGGTAACCCACGAGCATTGGTTATTCGAGGAGGTTACGCACGTCACCTACTCGCGGTACCCTTGCTTCCCGGTCGACCACGACCTGGGGCCACATTGACGAACTCGCCCGAACGCTGCATGTCCGGGCGAGTTCTCGGCGATCGCCTTCACGGAAAGGATCACGCCGTGCCCCACAGTCAACCAGCAAGCAACCATCCCCGGACCGCACTCACGACCGCGCCCGATGCCATCCCTGCGAACACCCACGCACCTGGGTTCCTCGACGGGGACGGGGCCACACCGACAGATGTGCGGGTCCGCGAGACGGGAACAGGACCGTTCCGGTACGTCGTGGTCGAGGTGCCGGCCGGGGTGCATCCGGCGACCCTGGCGACCGCGCTGCGCAGTCTGCCGATCGCCTGCGAGTTCGAGACCATGGCGGACATGTCCGGTACCCACTCCGGCGGCGAACTGCGCTTCAAGGTGCACGACGAACCCCGTAAGCCGAGCAAGCCTGGCAGTCGGGTGCTGCGGCTGGCCGATGACAGCCCCTTCACCGAGGTGCTGGGTTCCCACGGCGGGCATGAGGACCGGTGAGCGCGCGCATGGCGCTTCCAGTGACGGACGCCGCGCATCGGCTGCGGGCGGCGCGGCGGCGAGTAGCTGCGACCGTCGGCCGGCGCCCGCTGATCTTCGGCCTTGCCGTATTCGACGACGCGGGTGTGGTGGTCGAGGTGGCGAGTCCGTTCGGCAGTGAAACCGCGGCGCGGAAGTGGGCTGACGTGTTCGGCCTCGCGTCGTATCAGGTCTTGCCAGCTCGGATCGCGGGCGGTAGGCACTGAACCCTGACCGTCTCGCCTGATGATCGGCCCTCCATCCTGCCGGGTGGGGGGCCGATTGCATGTCCGGGGTTGCTGCCGTGTTCCAGCCGGCCGGGGTGCGGGTGCGTGAGGTCGGCCGGCCGCTCGACGCCGCGGTCGCCCTTCCTGCCGGCGTCGACACGGTCATCACGTGACGATCGATCCCGACCGGCCTACCATGTCTCGCATGGGCGATCGTCACGTGATGAACGACCCGGTTCCGGTGGATCGGCTGTGCGCGTGCGGCTGTGGCCGGACGTGTCCAGCCGCGCCGGCCGGTGGGGGTCGGGCGCCGCGGTACGCCTCCCGTGGCTGTCAGCAGCGCGCCTACCGGGTCCGCCAGGCTGCCCGTACCGCTCCCCCGGCAGATCCGGCGAGTGCGGCCGATCTGCTCGACGCGGTCCGCGCGCTGGCGGGAGTGCTCGACGCCGGTGGCAGGCCCGACCATGAGTTGCTCGTGGCGGTGCGGGACGGCACCGCCACCCTGCTCGCCCGCGCCACGCCCACCGCGCCGGACGTCGACCCCGGCGCGTCACTCCCCCCGATGGTGTCTGCGTCCGACACGGCAATCGGCCACCGATCATCACGTGATGACCGTGTCCAGCAGTCCTGTGAGAACTCGACTGGCACCCCGTTGACCCCACTCGACGATCGTCACGTGACGATCAATCCCGGGCCGCCCGCACCCGATCTCGAGGTAGCCGGACCGCGTCCGCCTGGTTCCCGCCGACGGAAGGCGCGGCCGGTAGTGGTGCGGAGCAATGCCGGTGACGTGGCGCTGTCGGCCGAGCTGTCGGCGGCGGTCCGCGCCGTGGCCCACGCGGCGGACGGTGACGTACCCACGCTTCACCGCCTGGAGTCGTCGGACCCCGGCGGCGCTCAGGTCGTGTCCCTTGGCGGGGTGCGTCTCGGTGTCGTTCGGCCCGCTTACGGCCCCCAGCACGGGAAGGCGTGGGAGGCCCGCGACGTGATGGGCACCGTGGCGCGGACCTGGAAGGGCGGCCGTCTGAATATGACCCATCCTCGCCGCGGGACCGCGGTCGACGCACTCATCTTTCACCTTAGGAGTCTGGCCAGCCGGGCGGACCGTGCCTCTCTGCGTTCCCGATCCTCCCGGCCGGCCGGCACCACACCACCGATCGTCACGTGATGATCGTCCGCCAAGTCGGAAGCAGCTGTCTCGCCCGCACACCGGCGTGATCGAACCACCGGGCGGTCCTGCCGCCATTCGGGTACAAGACCGCCTGGTCTGTCTGGCCTGGTCACGGGTCGGACGGGGTTTTCTGTTTCGGTGCGGCGCGGCTCCTGCGGCGTGCCTGCGCCGATCGCAGAGCAAGCGAGGAGAAGTAGGCCCGGCGGGCGTTCTCGGCGCGGCGGGCACGTTCCGCCGGCGGGAGCGTGCCGTCCGGGTCGACCTGCCGGTCGAAGCGGTCCAGGAACGCGGCGCGACCGCGGGCGGTGCGTGCGGCCCGGTCGTGGGTGTTCGCCCACGACGCATGCGCGGCGATCCGGGCGATGAGGGCTCTGTCCTCGGGGCGGCTGGCGGACATGGCTGGCTCCTCGACGGTCCTGTGGTGGTCCTGAGCGAGACGGGACAGGCGGGCCAGGTTAGAGAGCGGGCGGGCCGGCCACGGGGTGCTGTTGCGGCTGGCCGGATGGTCCGCGGACCGCGGCGAGCAGGACAGCGGCCCGGTCGGTGGAGCAGCGGTGTCCGCGTTGGCGGACACCGCGGGCGAGTGCGGTCCGGGTGACCGGTTGGCCCTGCCGGGTCAGCTTGGGCCGGGTGGGCCGGGTGGGCCGGTCGGGTCGCTTTGAGCCCGGCGACCAGGCCGAACGCGGCGACCGGCCACAGCGCCATCGTGGGCACCCAGGAACCGGGTGTTCCGGTAAGCGCTTCGGGTCCGGCGGCGGTGAGGTTCGCCGCGCCGGACATCCCGACCCCGGCAATCAGGGTGGTGACGGGCCAGCGGATCGGGGTGCCGCTGTGGCGGCGGTGGCGGATTTCGATGATGGACGCCAGTGCCATCAGCTCGACGGACACGGCGATGAGCCAGGCGGCCCAGTCGGGTTGTCCAGCCCAGGCGGCGACGTCGTGGACGTGGACGAACGCGACGCAGAACACGCCCACCGCGAGCAGCATCGGCAGCGCCGTGCCGAGGAGGTGTTCCGCGCGTCCCTGCCGCGCGGGTGCCCGTCCGGCGGGGTCGGGGCCGTCGCTCCCGTCATGACGATGTTCTTCCTGACCTCGGGTGTCGGTGGGGGCGGTCGCGACCGGGCCCGGTGTGTCGCGGCTGGTCGTTTCGGCGGTGATGTCGGATTCTCCCTTCGGTGGTTCAGGCGGCATGAGTGAGAGATTCGGGGAGTGCGACGCAGGAGATAATCGCGGCGGCGAGAGCGGGTGGGACGGCGTTCCCGGCCTGCCGTTCTCGACTGCTGACGGTTCCCTGCCACGGATAGTCGGCGGGGAAGGACTGCAACACGCCAAACTCGGCGGCGGTGGGATGATGTTTAGGCCCTACCCATCGGCCGTTTTCCAGGGCGGCGCGCAGAGTACGGCGGACGAATGTTCCGCCCCAGGCGTTTCCACGGGTGGTGACGGTGTATGCCGGCCGGTCGGTCAATCCACGGCCGATGGCGTCGGCCATGCTGCGCCGCGGCCTGAGCGGTGGGGCGAATCGCGCGTCATTCGGACGGTGGCGGGTATGGGTCGGCTGCGGTGCTTTGACAATTTCTCTGGTGCGGGAGGCCAGGAGAAAGGCACGGCGGCGGGTTTGGGGCACGCCGTATTCCTCGGCGGACAGGATCCCGACCCAGGTCGCGTAGCCGGTGCGTCGCAGTTCGTAGGCGAATCGTTCCCAGATCGGCAACACGGCGGGAACCTCTTCCATGGCTATCCAGGCCGGCCGCAGTGACCGGGCGAAGCGCATGGGCTGGTGGATAAGCCTGCCGCGCGGATCGGCGAGCCACATTCCTTTCCGGCGGCACTGAACGGCTGGCAGGGCGGAGACGCTATGAGTCCGGTTATCCCGGAGAAGTCCTCGGGCCGGAGTTTCTCGACGTCGCTTTCGATGGTGGGTAGACCCGCTGCGCGGCGAGTTTCGCATGCCATTCGGTCCCATTCGACGCCAATTTCGGTGAGACCGAGTTGTGTGCAGGCCAGGGACCATCCGCCGGGGCCGTTGTGTCGGCAGACGGTGTGTCCCGCGCAGGTCGTGTCGCTCTACGGGAGGCCCGACGGTGGTCGGTGTGTCGCCTCTCTGCGCATCAGCGTGTTCCTTTGCGGAGCCTGGCATGTGACTGACGTCACGGCATGTGGTGCCCGGGGCACGATTACCTCTCGACCTATCCCTGCCCGAGGAATGCCCGCAGATCGGCAGCGAGCGCCGTCATCTCCTCGCCGCCCTCGACCACGGTCGACACGGTGCACTCCCAGCCGTTGTTGAAGACATCAGCCCGGAGCGTCCAGCTCACGCGCACGTGACCACCACGGTTGAAGGTGGCAGCGACAACAAGGTGGTTGTTCGTCCAGACCCTCTCGCCGTCCCAACCGCGGAAGTCCTGCGCGAGGCCGTCGAAGAAGTCGTCCAGCTTGTCCCAGACCGTCACCCCGACGGTCTCGACGCGGGCCTGCACACCGGCATCCGCGGCCTCGACTCCGAAGACAACGTGGTACTCGTCTTCCCTCGCCCAGTCGAACAGTCGTACCCGCGCATCCGGCGAACCCGCTGCTCCGCGAACGTCAAGCTCAACCCGGCCAGAACCCACCTCGATCAGACTCACGCCCGAAGGATACGCATGCAGCCGCAGCATGTCGGCCGTCGGCGTACTCGCGAATGTGCAGAGCCGAGTAGGTACGAACCTGCAGAACAAGGCAGGCACCTGAAGACCGTTGCCGCCGTTCGAGATGACGGGGGTGTGCCCCGGAGCGGCGAAGAGATCGAGCACGGTCGACATGTCCGCTGTCTCCTGTTCAGGAAAACAAGCATGATCGATGGGAAAGTAAGCTGAATCCCGCTGCTCGGCGGCCGGGAGAACAGTCACCGGGCGCGCTCGGTGGCACGGGATATTCGCTTTTCGTGGGCCCTTTGGCTGCCCGATGACGTCCGATGCGGCCGGGCGGCGGACCTACGGGACAGTCACGTTGCGTGTCTGGTTCTGGCTTGGTCCGCCCGGCAAGGTCGGCGCCCCGGGAGAGGGCCACCAACCCCTGGTTTCGGGGGTTTTCGCGTGTCCGCGACCCGGGCCGCTTACAAACGTTCTCGCAGCTCAGCGGATGTTTGTGCCGCTTACAGGGGGTGCTTGCGCAAGCGGGGAGGCCGCTTGCGCAAGCACCGTCCCGACCTAGCCGAGACCCCTGTTTCGGTCACGTTCCGCCACCACATCGGCGACGTCGCGACGGATGATCCCGCGCCGGTTGACGACTTTCCCGCGTATCCGGCGGCTGATCTGACTCGTGTCGATCCCGTACGGCTTCAACACCACCGCGAGTTGTTCCGGCCCCCACCCGCCATACAGGTCCGGGCGTAGCTCGGTGAGCCGGGTGACTACGGTTTCCGACCACACCTTGTTCTCGCTCTCGGGTATCACGGCGAGAATGTCGTCGAGCAGCGACAGAGCGGCCGGTTCCGCCGCGGCGATCTCTCGCGGCGCATGCTCGGCGAGCCTGCCCGCGGCGATCCGTGCGGCGCGTGCCCGGTCCGCTATCTGCTCGGCGGTGGGGGTGTCGATGTAGGCGGCGCGGACAATCATCGGCTCATCGGTCGCGCCGACGAGGTAGCCGATTCCTTTGTCCGATGGCCGGAGCGTGCTGGCCTGGATCCCGTTCTTGTACATCGACGTGCCGAGAATCATGTCGTTCTCGACCTGCCCCATCACCCGCAGACAGAACCGGATAGAGACGTTCGACGAAACCCCGGCGGGCAGCGACGCCGCGTCCGGCCGCTGGGTGGCCAGGATCAGAATCACGCCGAGCGCCCGGCCGAGTTTGATGACCGCGGTGACGAGTTCTCCTGCTTCCTTACCGTAGACCGGGTGGGAGAACAGGTTCTGACACTCGTCGATGATCGCGACCAGCGGGTGCAGGCCCTGGGAACGCAGACCGGCGATCTGGCGGGTTACTTTCCCGTCCGGGCACAGATCCTTCGGCAGGCGGCGGATAGCCTCGGCCCGGCGGCCGATATCGGCCCGTAGGTCCCGCAACGCGACGAGGGTCGCTTCGGTGGTGGCGTCGTCGAGACCGGTGGCGTAACGGGCCGCGAACTTCTCCGCCGCGTCCAGATCGGCCGTGCCTTTGCGGTTGAACACCCACAGCTCACAGGTGGGATCCAGCCCGCAGCCGAGCATAAGCACCCGCACTGCCGATGTTTTCCCGGCACCTGGAAGCGACCCGACGAGCACGTTGTTTTCCACCAGTGAGACCGACACCGGCCGGCCGCGCGGGTCCGTCCCGAACGGCAGCGGGGCGAACATGTCGACCAGGCCGCGTTTCGCCAGCGGCCACGGTGGCGGCGGTGCCTGGGACATGTCCTGATCCCCCACCCAGAGGATCAGTCGGCCGGCGTGCGCGTCGTGCCCGGCTTCAGGCCAGACACAGCCGCTCGGGCGACGCAGACCGGACGCGAGCCGTTCGCGGCGTTCCAGGATGTCGGAGACGGTCACGCCGTAGGGCAGGTCGACCTCGGCGCGCCAGCCGGGACCGTCACGCATGATCGGGGACGGGAACGTGATCCCGCCGCCTTCACGGCGCGCCCGGTTGATCTCGCCGATGCCGAGAGCGCCGAGAGCGCGGGTGACGACGTCGGCGGTGAGGCGGCCGACCTTGGTGGGGACTACCGCAGGGCTCATCAACGGCTGGTCCGCCGGCGCCCCCACCACCCCCAGGACGGCGACCACAACACCGAGAACCGTCAGATGCACACCGGACGGAGCGGCGACCCACCACCACACCGCCAGCACCAACGCGGGAAGGCCGACCAAAGCAGCCAGGATCGCCCGGGTACGGGTGCGGGTGTCGTGGAGACGGGCGAGCCTCAGATAGGTGCCGGCGTCTTCCTGGCGGATCGCCGCGGCGATGACCGGCCGGGCGTCGCGGTCGACCAGCCAGCCCACGGCGTCGGCGGCGACCCGGCCCGCTCCCCGCGGCGCGCGGATCGCCAGCCGGCCGGCGTACAGCGGCAGACGCACCGCGTGGTACGCAGCGGTGTAGGAGAAGTGCCCGGCCGCCCACCGGGTAGCGACCCCCAACGCGGCCCACGACCGCAACCACGACGGGACGATCGGCCGTCGGGTACCCGGCCGCGGTTCCAACAACCGGCGCCGCGGCCCGGCAGGTGGATCGACCGGCACCATCAGCGCTCCGTCGACCTCGACCCCCACGGCCGGTGCGGGCACCACCGGCGCCGCGGGGATGGGGAGACGGTCGGCAGGCAAGTAGCGCTCCAGCTCGGCGCGGACCGCGACGAGGTCGGGCACCCACCCGCTCGACGGACCGTCGCCCGCCGGATCGGCCGGGGGTGTGATGGCGGGATCGTCGGGTGGCGGGGGGCTGTGCTCGGTCATGATGGGGTTCCCTTCCTTCGAGGGTGGGGGCCCGGGGCGCGGTGTCTGTCTTGGCGGTCAGGAACCGCGCCCCGGGGCGAACTCAACGACCCGGCTGGATCACGTCCCGGCCGTGGTAGCGGTGCATCTGCGCCAGGCGGCGGGCGTCGCCGATCTCGCGGCGTTCCTCGGCGAGCCGGACCAGCACCATGACCAGCAGCGCGCCGTTCGACAGCAGCAGCGCCACCAACGCGAGCACGAGAAAGAGGGTCATCATCGAAACTGCGCCTTTCCGTTACACGCCGATCGACGAGACGACGCCGAGCACCTGATCGATGATCTGCTGAATCATCGGGGCCTGCCCGGACGCAGCCAGGTAGAAGCCGAGCACGATGCACAGCAGCGCCCCGCCGAGACTGAGCCGGTACGACCGGATCAGCACCACCACCGCGGACGACAGCAGCAGGACAATCGAGATACTCATCATGGGATGGGAATCCTTTCCTTCGACACCGGCAGGTTCAGGAGTTCAGGTCGTAAAGGTCGCTGCCGAACGGGACATCGTCGAACTCGTCGACGGTGACGAACACCTCGATGTCCACCACCATCGGGTCACCGGGCAGCGGTTCGACACCGGCCGGAACCGCCCAGGCGTTGTACGCCTGCCGCCATTCCTCCCGCGTTCGCGCCCGCCACGTCTCCAGTCGCGCCAGCAACAGGTCGAGCGCGTCCCGAAGCTCGGTGTCCTCGGCGCTCTCCGCCATGTGCATGCGATGCAGAACGGCACTCGCCGTGTAGCCCTGCATGTGCTCGGTGTGCGCTACCTCCGCCCGGTTGGCCAGGTCAGACAGCGTCAGAGGCCCGAAGTGGCCCTCAGGCGCGCAACCGAAGGACGAACCGTCAACCATTGATTGGTCTCCTTGAAGCTCGTATAGAAGAGTGGTTTTCTTGCTGCCCCGCAGAGAAACATGGAGGATGTGCCTTAGGGTCGAGGAGAGTTCCGGGCCGAATTTTCGGCGCTGGAAATGCAGACGCCGGGGGTCACTTCCCGGAGTTCCGCGCCGATCTACCTGCTACGGCCTCGGCCGATCACCCAGAAGACTCCCAGACCCAAGGCGAACACCGCGCACGCGCCGAGCATGGCAGGCGCCATACTCGTGGCCGCCCACTGCACCGTGGTCGCGCCCACGACCAGCATGGCGATCCAGAAGAAACAGCGGGCCAGTGTTCCGAACAAGGACCGGCGGACAACGTAGTACCGCACCATTACAGAACCTGCCGTTCTCGTCGCGACGACCCGCGGCCGTCACGACTGAAAATCCCTGGATACGCTTCTGCGCTCCGGGAGGCGTGGCACCCTGCCGCCACTGGTTCTCAGTATCCGGAAAACCGACGGCAGAAATCTGCCCACATATTCGGCCGTTTTTCGAGCATCAAACCGGGCAGGAGAACGGCGCCGGAGTGGGCAGCGAACCGGGCACGCGCATGGTCACCCGGCCGGACTCTTCCCAGCTCACATGGCCCGCACCTGCGCGCCCGGACGCGGGCCGTTCCGAGGCGGCCGCCGTCAGCTTGCAAGCAAACAGGCGGACGTCGATCCAGCGGCAGCGACCGGCAGCCGACACAGGCTATCGAAGGCAAACGTGGCGATCATGCGCCAAAGGTGGCATAGTCGTCCGCGTTGCCCGTTACTCCCCGCACCAGGGTGACCCCAGAGAAGGAAGGAGGCGTACGGCGGGGGAAGCGGGGGCCGCCCAGGCCCCTGCCGGAACCCAACATGTCCACGACCAGCACGCCGGACATCGAGACGGTAGAGACGCTCCTGCGAAAGGCCCGG contains the following coding sequences:
- a CDS encoding cell division protein FtsK gives rise to the protein MTEHSPPPPDDPAITPPADPAGDGPSSGWVPDLVAVRAELERYLPADRLPIPAAPVVPAPAVGVEVDGALMVPVDPPAGPRRRLLEPRPGTRRPIVPSWLRSWAALGVATRWAAGHFSYTAAYHAVRLPLYAGRLAIRAPRGAGRVAADAVGWLVDRDARPVIAAAIRQEDAGTYLRLARLHDTRTRTRAILAALVGLPALVLAVWWWVAAPSGVHLTVLGVVVAVLGVVGAPADQPLMSPAVVPTKVGRLTADVVTRALGALGIGEINRARREGGGITFPSPIMRDGPGWRAEVDLPYGVTVSDILERRERLASGLRRPSGCVWPEAGHDAHAGRLILWVGDQDMSQAPPPPWPLAKRGLVDMFAPLPFGTDPRGRPVSVSLVENNVLVGSLPGAGKTSAVRVLMLGCGLDPTCELWVFNRKGTADLDAAEKFAARYATGLDDATTEATLVALRDLRADIGRRAEAIRRLPKDLCPDGKVTRQIAGLRSQGLHPLVAIIDECQNLFSHPVYGKEAGELVTAVIKLGRALGVILILATQRPDAASLPAGVSSNVSIRFCLRVMGQVENDMILGTSMYKNGIQASTLRPSDKGIGYLVGATDEPMIVRAAYIDTPTAEQIADRARAARIAAGRLAEHAPREIAAAEPAALSLLDDILAVIPESENKVWSETVVTRLTELRPDLYGGWGPEQLAVVLKPYGIDTSQISRRIRGKVVNRRGIIRRDVADVVAERDRNRGLG
- a CDS encoding DNA cytosine methyltransferase is translated as MACTQLGLTEIGVEWDRMACETRRAAGLPTIESDVEKLRPEDFSGITGLIASPPCQPFSAAGKECGSPIRAAGLSTSPCASPGHCGRPG
- a CDS encoding DNA cytosine methyltransferase — encoded protein: MWLADPRGRLIHQPMRFARSLRPAWIAMEEVPAVLPIWERFAYELRRTGYATWVGILSAEEYGVPQTRRRAFLLASRTREIVKAPQPTHTRHRPNDARFAPPLRPRRSMADAIGRGLTDRPAYTVTTRGNAWGGTFVRRTLRAALENGRWVGPKHHPTAAEFGVLQSFPADYPWQGTVSSRERQAGNAVPPALAAAIISCVALPESLTHAA
- a CDS encoding DUF6228 family protein encodes the protein MTVLPAAEQRDSAYFPIDHACFPEQETADMSTVLDLFAAPGHTPVISNGGNGLQVPALFCRFVPTRLCTFASTPTADMLRLHAYPSGVSLIEVGSGRVELDVRGAAGSPDARVRLFDWAREDEYHVVFGVEAADAGVQARVETVGVTVWDKLDDFFDGLAQDFRGWDGERVWTNNHLVVAATFNRGGHVRVSWTLRADVFNNGWECTVSTVVEGGEEMTALAADLRAFLGQG